The following proteins are encoded in a genomic region of Bacteroidota bacterium:
- a CDS encoding VOC family protein, whose amino-acid sequence MEILELALQTNNLMGTKTFNQQTIGFKIVDETENLISFRIGYSKLIFKSINNNLNPKYHFAFNIPTNKIEEAIEWTSQRAKLIHTKNESIITDFENWNAKAIYFFDNNQNILEFISRTDLNNPTDKEFSIETVLNINEVGLVVDRPIKIGEDINRKVATDFFAKGPKRDDFAAVGDEIGLFVISNPNRKWYPTEQLAERWKIKTVIKIDGTEHELEFN is encoded by the coding sequence ATGGAAATTTTAGAACTAGCATTACAAACGAATAATTTGATGGGAACAAAAACATTCAACCAACAGACAATTGGATTTAAAATTGTTGACGAAACAGAAAATCTCATTTCATTTAGAATCGGTTATTCAAAATTAATATTTAAATCAATAAACAATAATTTAAATCCTAAATATCATTTTGCGTTTAACATTCCAACAAATAAAATAGAAGAAGCAATTGAATGGACTTCACAACGAGCAAAGCTAATTCATACAAAAAATGAAAGCATTATTACTGATTTTGAAAATTGGAATGCAAAGGCTATTTATTTTTTCGATAACAATCAAAATATTTTAGAATTCATAAGCAGAACAGATTTAAATAATCCAACTGACAAAGAATTTTCAATTGAAACTGTATTAAACATTAATGAAGTTGGTCTTGTAGTTGATCGTCCAATAAAAATTGGAGAAGATATAAACAGAAAAGTTGCAACAGATTTTTTTGCCAAAGGACCAAAACGAGATGACTTTGCCGCAGTAGGAGATGAAATAGGACTATTTGTAATATCAAATCCAAACAGAAAATGGTATCCAACAGAACAATTGGCAGAAAGGTGGAAAATAAAAACCGTGATAAAAATTGACGGCACAGAACATGAACTTGAATTTAATTAA